Proteins co-encoded in one Papaver somniferum cultivar HN1 chromosome 5, ASM357369v1, whole genome shotgun sequence genomic window:
- the LOC113278684 gene encoding ankyrin repeat and protein kinase domain-containing protein 1-like, with protein MDRQGYSPIMLHFELFDAAYTGKLNRFKRLALDHAKAEGIEVGKAIRELVDEAVGDSLLHAAAAGGSLNVCKYLVETLKLDVDFKDGDGYAPLHHAIFKGHLDLVRYLLEKGANADASSNENYAPLHFAAKTGDTKILTLLLSRGVHVEAATRIGTALQYAAGHGHRDAVKVLLDHGANPNAVISPGMLRPLMAAILFESWECMELLLQAGANPSAESYGNTPLILAAKEEYVGVTTRLLEAGADPNHKSVGLTALEIAAMRCNYQIVEILFPVTSRIPTYPDWSIGGLIRHVHSDAFKLQREVYKKEKFHQAKSKGRDAFQEEQYLMAVNWFNEALDICPKDPAVLSNMSACYARLGDGFNALEYATKCMNERPEWPKVYYRLGVALNILKRYGDAANAFNKGLTLDPRNKELKDAYMKAMEDRLNSTK; from the exons ATGGATAGACAAGGATATTCACCGATAATGCTTCATTTTGAGTTGTTTGATGCTGCTTATACTGGGAAACTCAATCGCTTCAaga ggttggCTTTGGATCATGCTAAAGCTGAAGGGATTGAAGTAGGGAAAGCGATTCGAGAGCTTGTAGATGAAGCCGTCGGTGATTCTCTTCTTCATGCTGCTGCTGCAGGAGGAAGTTTAAACGTTTGCAAATACTTGGTTGAGACGTTGAAACTTGATGTGGATTTCAAGGATGGAGATG GTTACGCACCCTTGCATCATGCAATTTTCAAAGGCCATTTGGACCTTGTTAGATATCTTCTTGAAAAGGGTGCCAATGCTGATGCATCTAGTAATGAGAATTACGCTCCTTTACATTTTGCTGCAAAGACAG GTGATACAAAGATACTAACCTTGCTGCTATCAAGGGGTGTTCACGTAGAGGCTGCAACTAGGATTGGCACTGCCCTTCAGTATGCTGCTGGTCATGGTCATCGAGATGCtgttaaagtgttgttggatcACGGTGCAAAT CCTAACGCTGTCATTAGTCCGGGTATGCTTAGACCACTAATGGCGGCGATTCTTTTTGAGTCATGGGAATGTATGGAACTTTTACTGCAG GCAGGTGCTAACCCAAGTGCTGAGTCATATGGAAATACACCACTTATACTTGCAGCAAAGGAGGAATATGTAGGTGTCACTACACGCTTACTGGAAGCTGGTGCAGATCCAAATCATAAGAGT GTAGGGCTGACAGCGTTAGAAATTGCCGCTATGAGATGCAATTATCAAATTGTTGAAATACTTTTTCCTGTGACGTCTCGCATTCCTACTTATCCTGATTGGAGCATTGGCGGACTAATAAGGCATGTACATTCTGATGCATTCAAATTGCAG AGGGAAGTCTATAAGAAGGAGAAATTTCATCAGGCAAAATCAAAAGGAAGAGATGCATTCCAGGAAGAGCAGTATCTTATGGCAGTGAATTGGTTCAATGAG GCCTTGGACATTTGCCCAAAGGATCCAGCAGTACTGTCCAACATGAGTGCATGTTATGCGCGTCTGGGTGACGGGTTCAATGCACTTGAATATGCCACTAAATGCATGAATGAAAGGCCTGAATGGCCTAAAGTGTACTATAGGTTAGGTGTTGCGCTCAATATATTAAAA AGATACGGTGACGCAGCCAATGCCTTTAACAAGGGTTTGACGCTCGATCCAAGAAACAAAGAGCTTAAAGATGCCTACAT GAAAGCTATGGAAGATAGATTGAACTCTACCAAGTAG
- the LOC113280936 gene encoding presenilin-like protein At2g29900 isoform X1 — MDENRKRSSILETVGEEMVRIITPVSICMFLVVLLVSILNNDSSSSQASISSIATIAYNEDTSDSDWAKFKGALLNSLVFVAMITIATFLLVLMFYFRFTKFLKYYMGFSAFMVLGFMGGDITLLLVKKFRIPIDSITFLFVLFNFSVVGVMAVFMSNMAILITQGYLVVIGMFVAYWFTMLPEWTTWALLIALAFYDLAAVLLPGGPLRLLLELAISRDEDIPALVYEARPVINHHESAARQGVPRRLWKETGNSSTVGGSGEVGSTSDENSNAVVNMGSPPNPGSETLSSDTVNRMETRLVISEEAMVSERANELVAPLIDRQLQRTGQGEDVATESTPFEGIGLGSSGAIKLGLGDFIFYSVLVGRAAMYDFMTVYACYLAIIAGLGVTLMLLALYRKALPALPVSILLGVLFYVLTRFFLEAFVVECSVNLLMF, encoded by the coding sequence atggatgaAAATCGGAAAAGGTCAAGCATACTTGAAACTGTAGGAGAAGAAATGGTTAGAATCATAACCCCGGTATCCATTTGTATGTTTTTAGTTGTTCTTCTTGTTTCAATCCTTAATAATGATTCTTCCTCTTCACAAGCATCAATTTCATCTATAGCCACAATTGCTTACAATGAAGATACTtcagattcagattgggcaaaATTCAAAGGTGCTCTCTTGAATTCACTTGTATTTGTAGCTATGATCACGATTGCCACTTTTCTATTAGTTCTTATGTTTTACTTCAGATTTACTAAATTCCTCAAATATTACATGGGTTTTTCAGCATTCATGGTTTTAGGGTTCATGGGTGGTGATATTACATTGCTATTGGTTAAAAAATTTAGAATCCCAATTGATTCTAttacatttttatttgttttgttcaaTTTCTCTGTGGTTGGGGTGATGGCAGTTTTCATGTCAAACATGGCTATTTTGATTACACAAGGTTATTTAGTAGTTATTGGGATGTTTGTTGCTTATTGGTTTACAATGTTACCTGAATGGACTACTTGGGCACTTTTGATTGCTCTGGCTTTCTATGATCTTGCTGCGGTTTTATTACCTGGTGGACCGTTGAGGCTTTTGTTAGAACTAGCAATTTCGAGGGATGAAGATATCCCTGCATTGGTTTACGAAGCTCGGCCTGTGATAAATCATCATGAATCTGCCGCTAGACAGGGTGTACCTAGAAGGTTGTGGAAAGAAACTGGGAATTCATCAACTGTTGGAGGAAGTGGGGAAGTTGGTTCTACTTCGGATGAGAATTCTAATGCCGTAGTAAATATGGGGTCTCCGCCAAATCCAGGATCTGAGACTTTATCATCTGATACGGTGAATCGAATGGAGACAAGGCTGGTTATTTCTGAAGAGGCTATGGTTTCTGAAAGAGCAAATGAGCTAGTGGCACCATTGATTGATAGACAATTGCAGAGGACTGGACAAGGAGAAGATGTTGCAACTGAAAGTACCCCGTTTGAGGGTATTGGTTTAGGTTCATCTGGTGCAATTAAGTTAGGGCTTGGTGATTTCATCTTCTACAGTGTGTTGGTTGGTCGAGCGGCAATGTACGATTTCATGACAGTCTATGCTTGTTACCTTGCTATCATAGCTGGTCTTGGTGTTACTCTGATGCTTCTGGCGCTTTATCGGAAGGCTTTGCCAGCTCTTCCTGTGTCGATTTTGCTAGGTGTGTTGTTCTATGTCTTGACTCGGTTTTTCTTAGAAGCTTTTGTTGTAGAGTGCTCTGTTAATCTATTGATGTTCTAG
- the LOC113280936 gene encoding presenilin-like protein At2g29900 isoform X2: MDENRKRSSILETVGEEMVRIITPVSICMFLVVLLVSILNNDSSSSQASISSIATIAYNEDTSDSDWAKFKVFMSNMAILITQGYLVVIGMFVAYWFTMLPEWTTWALLIALAFYDLAAVLLPGGPLRLLLELAISRDEDIPALVYEARPVINHHESAARQGVPRRLWKETGNSSTVGGSGEVGSTSDENSNAVVNMGSPPNPGSETLSSDTVNRMETRLVISEEAMVSERANELVAPLIDRQLQRTGQGEDVATESTPFEGIGLGSSGAIKLGLGDFIFYSVLVGRAAMYDFMTVYACYLAIIAGLGVTLMLLALYRKALPALPVSILLGVLFYVLTRFFLEAFVVECSVNLLMF, translated from the exons atggatgaAAATCGGAAAAGGTCAAGCATACTTGAAACTGTAGGAGAAGAAATGGTTAGAATCATAACCCCGGTATCCATTTGTATGTTTTTAGTTGTTCTTCTTGTTTCAATCCTTAATAATGATTCTTCCTCTTCACAAGCATCAATTTCATCTATAGCCACAATTGCTTACAATGAAGATACTtcagattcagattgggcaaaATTCAAAG TTTTCATGTCAAACATGGCTATTTTGATTACACAAGGTTATTTAGTAGTTATTGGGATGTTTGTTGCTTATTGGTTTACAATGTTACCTGAATGGACTACTTGGGCACTTTTGATTGCTCTGGCTTTCTATGATCTTGCTGCGGTTTTATTACCTGGTGGACCGTTGAGGCTTTTGTTAGAACTAGCAATTTCGAGGGATGAAGATATCCCTGCATTGGTTTACGAAGCTCGGCCTGTGATAAATCATCATGAATCTGCCGCTAGACAGGGTGTACCTAGAAGGTTGTGGAAAGAAACTGGGAATTCATCAACTGTTGGAGGAAGTGGGGAAGTTGGTTCTACTTCGGATGAGAATTCTAATGCCGTAGTAAATATGGGGTCTCCGCCAAATCCAGGATCTGAGACTTTATCATCTGATACGGTGAATCGAATGGAGACAAGGCTGGTTATTTCTGAAGAGGCTATGGTTTCTGAAAGAGCAAATGAGCTAGTGGCACCATTGATTGATAGACAATTGCAGAGGACTGGACAAGGAGAAGATGTTGCAACTGAAAGTACCCCGTTTGAGGGTATTGGTTTAGGTTCATCTGGTGCAATTAAGTTAGGGCTTGGTGATTTCATCTTCTACAGTGTGTTGGTTGGTCGAGCGGCAATGTACGATTTCATGACAGTCTATGCTTGTTACCTTGCTATCATAGCTGGTCTTGGTGTTACTCTGATGCTTCTGGCGCTTTATCGGAAGGCTTTGCCAGCTCTTCCTGTGTCGATTTTGCTAGGTGTGTTGTTCTATGTCTTGACTCGGTTTTTCTTAGAAGCTTTTGTTGTAGAGTGCTCTGTTAATCTATTGATGTTCTAG